The following proteins are encoded in a genomic region of Amyelois transitella isolate CPQ chromosome 14, ilAmyTran1.1, whole genome shotgun sequence:
- the LOC106130848 gene encoding zinc finger protein 585B, whose protein sequence is MISKDDFLPKKICERCVTRLEQLYEWRQNCLSTDSVLRNYAESMRIVTSTINFQDGTVNMDKMTEAQKTAYLEAHVAVQQHMAQAAAAARREQQQQQQQQQQQQQQQQQQQQQVQQQQQAQQVQQQQQQQQQQQQQQQQQQQQQQQQQQQQQQQQQQQQQHQANNTNNATRHHQEMQQAQNGNAHQGHPSPPTVSSTQHHYATINSPIKVPQVSSSTGGPDSTFTVPDDVGMGFEGGVRVLQSLGNWSPDVTNSIPRPNLIPFTEPYAEGGSMHPGTRLKALQGTVVRKHPAIKPTSSTNEGSKAFECTVCGKGLARKDKLTIHMRIHTGEKPYVCEVCNKAFARRDKLVLHMNKLKHITPSNIAPLGKRTISIPQKKETFHFLLSHQMFPALKLDDVKPQLTKQEDTKPSQAEIAAAAQQQQQQQHSHQQSIQVCQVPGHTFTNTNLVHTSAASAAVAAATAGMVVSWSCELCGRLFATRDEWSAHAKSHLPDNKLLQDKMQATQHQQQEKVHLSNQEKLQLLHHHNQNQQILNGHGIATASVSTATVVNESGGGGGYFTTHGHNTHYAPERQHTHAHHLCLMCRQEFAGKAEFMFHVRGHFEGKVSDIAAADALARSLVDNSGLCT, encoded by the exons ATG ATCTCTAAGGATGACTTCCTGCCGAAGAAGATCTGCGAGCGATGCGTCACCAGGCTGGAGCAGCTGTACGAGTGGCGCCAGAACTGTCTCAGCACTGACTCGGTGCTTCGGAACTACGCGGAGTCCATGAGGATCGTCACTTCCACCATCAACTTCCAg GACGGCACCGTGAACATGGATAAAATGACGGAGGCTCAAAAGACGGCGTATCTTGAAGCTCACGTGGCTGTGCAACAACATATGGCTCAAGCGGCGGCTGCTGCTCGTCGGGAACAACAACAACAGCAACAACAGCAGcagcaacaacaacaacagcaGCAACAACAGCAACAGCAAGTCCAACAACAACAA CAGGCACAGCAAGTACAACAACAGCAGcagcaacaacaacaacagcagcagcagcagcagcagcagcagcaacaacaacaacaacagcagcagcagcagcaACAACAAcagcaacaacaacaacaacatcaAGCAAACAACACAAACAATGCAACTAGGCACCACCAAGAAATGCAA caaGCACAGAACGGCAATGCCCATCAAGGTCACCCATCGCCCCCTACAGTCAGCTCTACACAGCACCACTATGCTACCATCAACTCTCCCATTAAAGTTCCACAAGTGAGCTCCAGTACCGGTGGCCCAGATAGCACATTCACGGTACCAGATGATGTGGGCATGGGCTTCGAAGGGGGAGTTCGTGTGTTGCAGAGTCTGGGAAATTG GTCACCAGATGTAACAAATAGCATTCCGAGGCCAAACTTGATACCGTTTACCGAACCTTACGCAGAAGGTGGCTCTATGCATCCTGGAACTAGATTGAAAGCATTACAGGGGACAGTAGTTCGAAAACATCCAGCTATCAAACCAACAAGCTCTACTAATGAAG GAAGCAAAGCATTTGAATGTACGGTTTGCGGAAAAGGATTAGCGCGCAAAGACAAATTGACAATTCATATGAGAATACACACAG gAGAAAAACCATACGTATGTGAAGTTTGTAACAAAGCTTTTGCCAGACGAGATAAACTAGTACtacatatgaataaattaaaacatatcaCTCCATCCAACATCGCACCTCTTGGAAAGAGGACTATATCGATACCAC AAAAGAAGGAAACTTTTCATTTCTTACTAAGCCATCAAATGTTTCCAGCGTTAAAACTGGATGACGTAAAACCACAATTAACTAAACAAGAAGACACAAAGCCAAGTCAGGCTGAAATAGCCGCCGCCGCA cagcagcagcaacaacaacaacattcACACCAGCAATCAATACAAGTGTGTCAAGTACCCGGACACACATTCACG AACACGAATTTAGTCCACACGAGTGCAGCCTCGGCCGCAGTGGCAGCGGCTACAGCAGGAATGGTAGTGTCCTGGTCGTGTGAACTTTGCGGGAGGTTGTTCGCAACCAGGGACGAATGGAGCGCTCATGCAAAGTCACACTTGCCAGACAATAAGCTCCTCCAGGATAAGATGCAAGCCACACAGCATCAG CAGCAGGAAAAAGTGCACCTGTCGAACCAGGAGAAACTGCAATTACTTCACCATCACAACCAAAACCAGCAAATACTAAACGGTCATGGCATTGCGACGGCCTCCGTGTCCACCGCTACCGTCGTCAACGAGAGTGGCGGCGGTGGAGGTTACTTTACGACGCACGGGCACAACACGCATTACGCGCCTGAAAGACAGCACACTCATGCGCACCATCTCTGTCTCATGTGTAGGCAGGAGTTTGCGGGGAAAGCAGAGTTCATGTTCCATGTGCGAGGTCATTTTGAAGGCAAAGTGAGCGATATCGCCGCGGCCGATGCTCTTGCGCGCTCATTAGTAGACAATTCGGGACTGTGCACCTGA
- the LOC132902487 gene encoding uncharacterized protein LOC132902487, protein MPLIDFTNPDVIKFLVENYEKTARLRMKWNSLYGDKLQEAATLHREEKGYTTYDVFKQNMIDGMAAISRDHVTAGHNRRKVPLRDGKHIPGVADMKKGHSIVDVGLGDPEEDPRLARPDTDTTLDPIMRVVDPNQKKIIYKDIPFYGRKVYLKNRSRMKPEQKYYFRECSGWDCGWRLQDSFFSRNAPSHGRVWRLSRDVKSRTGPHPDPAYYNDPEIATVNKCPK, encoded by the coding sequence atgccTCTCATAGATTTCACGAATCCGGACGTTATTAAATTCCTCGTCGAAAACTACGAGAAGACCGCTCGGTTGCGGATGAAATGGAACAGCTTGTACGGAGACAAACTGCAGGAGGCGGCCACTTTACACAGAGAAGAGAAGGGTTACACCACGTATGAcgtgttcaaacaaaacaTGATTGATGGCATGGCAGCCATCAGCAGAGACCACGTCACAGCCGGTCACAACAGAAGAAAAGTACCACTCCGAGACGGAAAACACATACCAGGAGTCGCAGACATGAAAAAAGGCCATTCTATAGTCGACGTGGGACTAGGAGACCCTGAAGAAGACCCCAGGCTCGCCCGACCAGACACCGACACTACTTTAGACCCAATCATGCGTGTAGTTGATcctaatcaaaaaaaaataatctacaaAGACATCCCGTTTTACGGTCGGAAAGTTTATCTGAAAAATAGGTCAAGAATGAAGCCAGAACAGAAGTACTACTTTCGAGAATGTTCTGGATGGGACTGCGGCTGGAGACTGCAGGATAGCTTCTTCTCGAGGAACGCTCCGAGTCACGGGCGCGTGTGGAGGCTATCCCGAGATGTTAAGAGTCGAACTGGACCGCATCCTGACCCGGCCTACTATAACGACCCAGAAATAGCTACTGTCAATAAGTGccctaaataa
- the LOC106130849 gene encoding uncharacterized protein LOC106130849, whose product MDTSCLRLRFTPLFKNMCKSNSKCSLEIVPEVSCIQNLDKIQWQHGDNTIEYTIPITYKVILKKKLVTKEDDDNAIKTYHSCVDLLTSSSFTILSDKSGYITKVLSDSLLLNKQSEIVENEDLKPTKNQATGTNINETQRTKHNPVTSSNTGQVPIKNIYKAKELKDEGTQFINNISINNRYHIEKVYLIDKITSTQLMSELGNHRNQSDIVSFNDTSDCVSSFACKMDRKLSLSPICSVNTDESVPDHIKGRLSNFIVLQIQEPKRITLNNLTQFQSTIETYGFETIKEIKNYDGQQGFDGIMKIDDKSFYPISNNSYERVLPEVRVADFMKAVEKELAPIKTTLNDIIRKCTLLGFVCKGNQNPMSYNYVRKKSKSNRVVYSFVFDG is encoded by the exons ATGGATACTTCGTGCCTTCGTTTGAGATTTACACCTCTATTcaaaaatatgtgtaaaagTAACTCTAAGTGTAGTTTGGAAATTGTGCCAGAAGTGTCATGTATACAAAATCTTGATAAAATTCAGTGGCAACATGGAGATAATACTATAGAATATACAATACCAATAACATATAAAGTAAttctaaaaaagaaattagtgACCAAAGAAgacgatgacaatgcaataaaaaCTTACCACTCCTGTGTCGATTTATTAACATCTTCATCGTTCACCATTTTAAGTGACAAATCTGGTTATATCACAAAAGTTTTAAGTGACAGTTTACTTCTGAATAAACAGTCAGAAATTGTAGAAAATGAAGACTTAAAACCTACAAAAAATCAAGCGACAGGGACAAATATCAACGAAACTCAAAGGACAAAACATAATCCAGTCACATCTAGCAATACTGGACAAgtacctattaaaaatatatacaaagcAAAAG AATTAAAAGACGAAGGCActcaatttattaataatataagtattaataataGGTATCACAttgaaaaagtatatttaattgacAAAATAACGAGCACTCAACTTATGAGTGAGTTAGGTAACCATCGCAATCAATCAGATATTGTGTCTTTCAACGATACATCAGATTGTGTTTCTTCGTTTGCTTGTAAAATGGATCGCAAGCTGAGTTTATCTCCAATTTGTTCAGTCAACACTGACGAAAGTGTACCTGATCATATAAAAGGAAGGCTTTCCAATTTTATCGTCTTGCAAATACAAGAACCGAAACGTATTACTTTAAACAATCTTACTCAATTTCAAAGTACTATTGAAACGTATGGTTttgaaacaataaaggaaattaaaaattatgatggACAGCAAGGATTTGATGGAATTATGAAAATTGATGATAAATCGTTTTACCCAATAAGTAATAATTCATATGAAAGGGTTTTACCTGAAGTACGAGTTGCTGACTTTATGAAAGCAGTAGAAAAGGAACTAGCGCCGATTAAGACTACGCTGAATGACATAATAAGAAAATGCACCTTGCTAGGATTTGTTTGTAAAGGAAATCAAAATCCTATGTCATACAACTATGTTCGAAAGAAATCAAAATCCAATCGTGTTGTCTACTCTTTTGTGTTTGATGGgtaa
- the LOC106130851 gene encoding uncharacterized protein LOC106130851, whose amino-acid sequence MASNEEIERIIDSLAFEVEAVPQNNILEVSGTSKATPLNLKIRVRKKDEALFKQGVVSVPKLGHSKKSPEKIRLVSSDQTVLSFKVFVDTDPDKKPVKKRKRFFGGCLSSEDNEDDTYMDSSKIVATKSSEIVKHNFGLSKNIQDMQLHTQKPTMFFGKTCKPGGCLDPPFDEEIYSYEPKACSKISVQSNTEINKHDSTTLQYPYIDTKYSDMYITNSSSKMGKENNVIEKLSGSHSPERENIKDIQRNESDNNISESYTSDSKKILTKLYPGEIVTEKSRDLDLEIESKNMLRSGKDNDDDENKSISEISLQNKHIKDNEFIDVSEEHKDILGLGSDNIDLQSKTNPSLQNIQDNDENVVTTCLKAGGALTIPILMAGVAKQITTTNHHNGDLSNENEPSDINKEIQKNVNEHLNKNEQSFLINSNGGKKIVTDSLSLITKN is encoded by the exons ATGGCCAGCAATGAAGAAATAGAACGCATTATTGACAGTTTAGCATTTGAAGTGGAAGCGGTcccacaaaataatattttagaagTTTCTGGAACCTCCAAAGCAACTCCCTTGAACCTCAAAATTAGAGTTCGTAAAAAAGATGAAGCATTGTTCAAGCAGGGCGTTGTGTCAGTTCCCAAACTTGGACACTCAAAAAAATCTCCAGAAAAAATCAGACTAGTCAGCAGCGACCAAACTGTTCTGTCATTTAAAGTATTTGTAGATACTGATCCAGACAAGAAACCTGTTAAGAAGCGGAAACGGTTTTTTG GAGGATGTTTAAGTTCAGAAGATAATGAGGATGATACTTATATGGATAGTAGTAAAATTGTAGCGACCAAATCTAGTGAAAttgtaaaacataattttggtCTGTCCAAAAATATTCAGGATATGCAGCTTCACACACAAAAACCAACTATGTTTTTTGGAAAAACATGTAAACCAG gtgGATGTTTGGACCCCCCTTTTGATGAAGAAATATATTCATATGAACCAAAAGCATGTAGCAAAATTTCAGTTCAAAGTAacacagaaataaataaacatgattCGACTACTTTACAATACCCATATATAGATACTAAGTATTCCGATATGTACATTACTAATTCTTCCAGTAAAATGGGTAAGGAAAATAATGtcattgaaaaattaagtGGAAGCCATTCTCCTGAAAGGGAAAATATCAAGGATATTCAACGTAACGAGTcggataataatatttcagaaagttaTACTTctgatagtaaaaaaatattgacgaaACTTTACCCTGGTGAAATAGTAACTGAAAAATCTAGAGATTTAGACTTAGAGATTGAGTCAAAAAACATGTTAAGATCTGGGAAAGACAATGATGATGACGAAAATAAAAGCATCTCTGAGATTTCGCTTCAGAATAAACACATAAAAGATAATGAGTTTATAGATGTATCAGAAGAACACAAAGATATTTTAGGATTGGGTAGCGACAATATTGATTTACAAAGTAAAACAAATCcatcattacaaaatatacaagatAATGACGAAAACGTTGTTACTACTTGCTTGAAAGCTGGAGGAGCATTAACAATTCCTATTTTAATGGCAGGAGTTGCTAAACAAATTACCACAACTAATCACCACAATGGTGATCTATCAAATGAAAACGAGCCCTCCgacataaataaagaaattcaaaaaaatgttaatgaacatttaaacaaaaatgaacAATCTTTTCTGATAAATTCTAACGgaggtaaaaaaattgtaactgatTCTTTATCAC tgaTAACAAAGAACTAA
- the LOC132901763 gene encoding probable protein phosphatase DDB_G0279461 encodes MITDIIGNNYEFPIRKTQSSEDENMDLNENITYMKVNSSLYNLPDKNDIQVLDNNNILQTDPIINDILHNEKEIKSESSKIILGDGYREKPEVNNDDEIITFIQSHDQFEYNYIKEIEHQDNSKEIEHQDNSKKIGDGINSKYVNDSSFSPEIENTLIENEDSNYLVLDTAGSDRWDNLNSQQEQNQVPIKNTAGDSGALDNIGVEHTLFIKNNDNDISLKPEYENISLHNEESPSLSINSQNVERLDNLISHEEQNQVSTKNQISDEIARDMDIKHNLLDSKRTFDLSGIKEEDFTGKNIRSNNDVKDQTQDPYNQFVKFQSRSHSKPISEINVQNSTFSFSQRDSKVKPDVINMDLAFHLYVNDQNQSVIKSLDTLKDIKRQPQDNVTIIKSQFKMFPKNVVKVPIDAHKYMMVQVVASDLQKPSSCPKPEENLSSVPETDVTQTKKQSQLCEKRELETFQTLLSKIYEKQLIPLQRLISDVKKDVDVLASQQLWLKENWHRTKRNNPKLTHSSRKCGCYKKC; translated from the exons ATGATAACCGATATCATTGGTAATAATTATGAATTCCCGATTCGAAAAACACAGTCTAGCGAAGATGAAAACATGGACctgaatgaaaatataaccTACATGAAAGTAAACTCGTCTTTATATAATTTGCCTGATAAAAATGATATACAGGTATTAgacaataacaatattttacaaactgATCCAATTATTAACGATATTTTACATAACGAAAAAGAGATCAAAAGTGAATCTTCAAAAATAATCCTCGGAGATGGTTATCGTGAAAAGCCAGAAGTaaataatgatgatgaaataataacatttattcaaTCTCATGATCagtttgaatataattatataaaggaAATAGAACATCAAGATAATTCAAAGGAAATAGAACATCAAGACAATTCAAAGAAAATAGGCGATGGAATTAATAGTAAATACGTAAACGACTCTAGCTTCAGCCCAGAAATTGAAAACACGTTGATTGAAAATGAAGATTCTAACTATTTAGTCCTTGATACTGCGGGCAGCGATAGATGGgataatttaaattctcaGCAAGAACAAAATCAAGTTCCAATCAAAAACACAGCAGGTGATAGTGGAGCTTTAGATAATATTGGTGTTGAACAtacgttatttattaaaaacaatgacAATGACATTAGCCTGAAGCCGGAATACGAAAATATTTCACTTCATAATGAAGAATCTCCTTCTTTAAGCATTAATTCGCAAAATGTAGAGAGacttgataatttaatttctcatGAAGAGCAAAATCAAGTGTCTACTAAAAATCAAATTAGTGATGAGATTGCTAGAGATATGGACATTAAACATAATCTTTTGGACAGTAAACGAACATTTGATTTAAGTGGAATTAAAGAAGAAGATTTTACTGGCAAAAATATACGTAGTAACAATGACGTTAAAGATCAAACTCAAGACCCATATAatcaatttgtaaaatttcaatcaagaTCTCATTCAAAACCTATTAGTGAAATAAACGTACAAAACAGTACTTTTTCATTTTCGCAACGCGATTCAAAAGTAAAACCAGACGTCATAAATATGGACCTCGCATTTCACTTGTATGTAAATGATCAAAACCAGAGTGTCATAAAATCACTAGATACCTTGAAAGATATCAAAAGACAACCGCAAGACAatgttacaattatcaaatctcaatttaaaatgttccCCAAAAATGTGGTCAAAGTTCCAATTGACGCCCATAAGTACATGATGGTTCAAGTTGTAGCAAGTGATCTTCAAAAGCCTTCTTCATGTCCTAAACCTGaag AAAATTTATCGAGTGTACCTGAAACAGATgtaacacaaacaaaaaaacaatcacAACTTTGTGAAAAGCGTGAACTCGAAACGTTTCAAACCCTTCTGTCAAAGATTTACGAAAAGCAATTAATTCCACTGCAACGTCTAATTTCTGATGTAAAAAAAGATGTAGATGTATTAGCGTCTCAACAACTCTGGTTGAAGGAAAATTGGCACAgaacaaaaagaaacaacCCTAAACTTACACATTCTAGCAGAAAATGCGGCTGTTACAAAAAATGCTAA